A single region of the Paraburkholderia sprentiae WSM5005 genome encodes:
- the ampD gene encoding 1,6-anhydro-N-acetylmuramyl-L-alanine amidase AmpD, with product MSGAFTVDADGWVPAARKLPSPNFEARPQGAVPTLIVVHNISLPPNEFGGTAIAELFQNTLDCDAHPYYDTQLRGVRVSAHFVIRRDGALEQFVSCDERAWHAGPSNFFGRERCNDFSIGIELEGSDTTAFEAAQYRTLAALVSALQARYPIDALAGHSDIAPGRKTDPGPYFEWPRLRRDTSLDGRYFPYLKFSEKR from the coding sequence ATGAGCGGCGCGTTCACCGTCGACGCCGACGGTTGGGTTCCCGCCGCACGCAAGCTCCCCTCGCCGAACTTCGAAGCGCGGCCGCAAGGTGCGGTGCCGACGCTGATCGTCGTCCACAACATCAGCCTGCCGCCGAACGAGTTCGGCGGCACCGCAATTGCCGAGCTGTTCCAGAACACGCTCGACTGCGACGCTCACCCGTACTACGACACGCAGCTGCGCGGCGTGCGCGTGTCCGCGCATTTCGTGATTCGTCGCGACGGCGCACTCGAGCAGTTCGTGTCATGCGACGAGCGCGCGTGGCACGCCGGGCCGTCGAATTTTTTCGGCCGGGAGCGCTGCAATGATTTCTCGATTGGCATCGAACTCGAAGGCAGCGACACCACCGCCTTCGAAGCGGCGCAATACCGCACGCTCGCCGCGCTCGTGAGCGCATTGCAGGCGCGCTATCCGATCGACGCGCTGGCCGGTCACTCCGACATCGCGCCCGGCCGCAAGACCGATCCTGGTCCGTATTTCGAGTGGCCACGGCTGCGGCGCGACACCTCGCTCGACGGTCGGTATTTCCCCTATCTCAAGTTTTCAGAAAAGCGGTAA
- a CDS encoding PP0621 family protein → MRQIFLLILLFIVGQWLVKALRRHDAQTAQRTGARAANGAGAANGGARASKEQPQLAEPMIRCVECGVHAPQSDSVSVAGQVFCCAAHAQRHGARPSGREAR, encoded by the coding sequence ATGCGACAAATCTTTTTGCTGATTCTGCTGTTCATCGTCGGTCAATGGCTCGTGAAGGCGCTGCGCCGCCACGACGCACAAACCGCGCAACGCACCGGTGCCCGTGCCGCTAACGGTGCCGGCGCTGCGAATGGCGGCGCGCGTGCCTCGAAGGAACAGCCGCAGCTTGCCGAGCCGATGATCCGCTGCGTCGAGTGCGGCGTGCATGCGCCGCAGAGCGACTCGGTCAGCGTGGCGGGGCAGGTGTTCTGCTGCGCCGCGCACGCGCAGCGCCACGGCGCGCGTCCGAGCGGCCGCGAGGCTCGATGA
- a CDS encoding cytochrome C assembly family protein — MDIVLYALTALLYGGLAVAGWRSHRHLAVRPLLESVPPLSGHAASAGALVASGMSAPGRALLFVALLAHGVLLHTTIFPQNAMVFGFAFALSAMFWLGAGIYWIESFFFPLDGLRLLVLPLACVASLLPLAFGGVRVLPYAAAPMFKLHFLIANVAYGLFAIAALHAVLMLAVERRLHAMRGGLAQRHAAAGNGWWSSWLDTLPPLLTLEKLLFRLIGAGFVLLTLTLLSGILFSEQLIDRALRLDHKTVFAILSWVMFGALLTARKVSGWRGRAALRWVLASFVALLLAYVGSRFVFEVLLHRPVV; from the coding sequence ATGGATATTGTACTGTATGCCCTCACCGCGCTTCTCTACGGCGGCCTCGCGGTGGCCGGCTGGCGCTCGCACCGGCACCTGGCCGTGCGTCCGCTGCTCGAGAGCGTGCCGCCGCTGTCCGGTCATGCCGCCAGCGCGGGCGCCCTGGTCGCCTCCGGCATGAGCGCGCCGGGGCGCGCGCTGCTGTTCGTCGCGCTGCTCGCTCACGGCGTGCTGCTGCATACCACGATCTTCCCGCAGAACGCGATGGTGTTCGGCTTCGCGTTTGCGCTGTCCGCGATGTTCTGGCTTGGCGCCGGCATCTACTGGATCGAGAGTTTCTTCTTCCCGCTCGACGGCTTGCGGCTGCTGGTGTTGCCGCTCGCTTGCGTGGCGTCGCTGCTGCCGCTCGCGTTCGGCGGCGTGCGCGTGCTGCCGTATGCGGCCGCGCCGATGTTCAAGCTGCACTTCCTCATCGCGAACGTCGCGTACGGTCTGTTCGCGATCGCGGCGCTGCACGCGGTGCTGATGCTTGCTGTCGAGCGGCGTTTGCATGCGATGCGCGGCGGTCTCGCGCAGCGGCACGCGGCGGCGGGCAACGGCTGGTGGTCGAGCTGGCTCGATACGCTGCCGCCGCTGCTCACGCTCGAGAAGCTGCTATTCCGTCTGATCGGCGCCGGCTTCGTGCTGCTGACGCTGACGCTGCTGTCGGGCATCCTGTTCAGCGAGCAGCTGATCGACCGCGCGTTGCGGCTCGATCACAAGACCGTGTTCGCGATTCTTTCGTGGGTGATGTTCGGCGCGCTGCTGACCGCGCGCAAGGTGTCCGGCTGGCGCGGCCGTGCGGCATTGCGCTGGGTGCTGGCCTCGTTCGTCGCGCTGTTGCTCGCGTACGTCGGCAGCCGTTTCGTTTTCGAGGTGCTGTTGCACCGGCCTGTAGTGTGA
- the ffh gene encoding signal recognition particle protein, with amino-acid sequence MLDNLTQRMARVVKTLRGEARLTEANTQEMLREVRLALLEADVALPVVREFIAKVKEKALGEEVIASLSPGQALVGVVQRELTAVIGGDYEGKAAELNLAVTPPAIILMAGLQGAGKTTTVGKLAKLLREKYKKKVLTVSCDVYRPAAIAQLKTVTEQVGADFFPSEPNQKPVDIARAALDWAKRHYHDVLLVDTAGRLGIDEAMMNEIAALHAELKPAETLFVVDAMLGQDAVNTAKAFSDALPLTGVVLTKLDGDSRGGAALSVRHVTGKPVKFVGVAEKLDGLEVFHPDRMASRILGMGDILALVEEAQRGVDVQAAQKLADKVKKGGDFDLNDFRAQLTQMKGMGGLSTLMDKLPAQFQQAAAGADMSQAEKQMRRMEGIINSMTPAERAKPELIKATRKRRIAAGAGVQVQEVNRMLNQYEQMRTMMKKLKGGNLQKMMRGMKGMMPGMR; translated from the coding sequence ATGCTCGACAATCTGACTCAACGGATGGCGCGCGTCGTCAAGACGCTGCGCGGCGAAGCCCGGCTTACCGAGGCGAACACCCAGGAAATGCTGCGCGAAGTGCGTCTCGCACTGCTCGAGGCCGACGTGGCGCTGCCCGTCGTGCGCGAGTTCATCGCCAAGGTCAAGGAGAAGGCGCTCGGCGAGGAAGTGATCGCCAGCCTATCGCCGGGTCAGGCGCTCGTCGGCGTCGTGCAGCGCGAGCTGACCGCGGTGATCGGCGGCGATTACGAAGGCAAGGCCGCCGAGCTCAATCTCGCCGTCACGCCGCCCGCGATCATTCTCATGGCGGGTCTGCAGGGTGCCGGTAAAACGACCACGGTCGGCAAGCTCGCAAAGCTGCTGCGCGAAAAGTACAAGAAGAAGGTGCTGACGGTTTCGTGCGACGTCTATCGTCCCGCCGCTATCGCGCAGCTGAAAACGGTGACCGAGCAGGTCGGCGCGGACTTCTTCCCGTCGGAGCCGAACCAGAAGCCGGTCGACATCGCGCGCGCCGCGCTCGACTGGGCCAAGCGGCACTATCACGACGTGCTGCTCGTCGACACGGCCGGCCGTCTCGGTATCGACGAAGCGATGATGAATGAAATCGCCGCGCTGCACGCCGAGCTGAAGCCGGCGGAAACGCTGTTCGTCGTCGACGCGATGCTCGGCCAGGACGCGGTCAACACCGCCAAGGCGTTCAGCGACGCGCTGCCGCTTACCGGCGTCGTGCTGACCAAGCTCGACGGTGATTCGCGCGGTGGCGCGGCGCTGTCGGTACGTCACGTGACGGGCAAGCCGGTCAAGTTCGTGGGTGTCGCCGAAAAACTCGACGGCCTCGAAGTGTTCCACCCGGACCGCATGGCGAGCCGCATTCTCGGCATGGGCGACATTCTCGCGCTGGTCGAGGAAGCGCAGCGCGGCGTCGACGTGCAGGCCGCGCAGAAGCTCGCCGACAAGGTCAAAAAAGGCGGCGACTTCGACCTCAACGATTTCCGCGCGCAGCTCACGCAAATGAAGGGCATGGGCGGTCTGTCGACGCTGATGGACAAGCTGCCCGCGCAGTTCCAGCAGGCCGCGGCCGGCGCTGACATGAGCCAGGCCGAGAAGCAGATGCGCCGCATGGAAGGCATCATCAACTCGATGACGCCGGCCGAGCGCGCCAAGCCCGAATTGATCAAGGCGACCCGCAAGCGCCGCATCGCCGCGGGCGCGGGCGTACAGGTGCAGGAAGTCAACCGCATGCTGAACCAGTACGAACAGATGCGCACGATGATGAAGAAGCTCAAGGGCGGCAACCTGCAGAAGATGATGCGCGGCATGAAGGGCATGATGCCCGGCATGCGCTAA
- a CDS encoding hypoxanthine-guanine phosphoribosyltransferase translates to MNREEALHIFQHSEEIVSASDVTASIIRMAGAIRDEMSEDFPLVLSVMGGAAVFTGMLLPHLNFPLEFDYIHLTRYRNTTKGSNEMQWRVAPAESVKDRVVLVLDDILDEGETMAAIRDRILAMGARRFLSAVLCEKIIPKAKPLRPDYCGFEVPDRYVFGCGMDAKGYWRNLPTIRALTEGA, encoded by the coding sequence ATGAACCGCGAAGAAGCCCTCCATATTTTTCAACACTCCGAAGAGATCGTTTCGGCCTCGGACGTCACTGCGTCGATCATCCGCATGGCGGGCGCCATCCGCGACGAGATGAGCGAGGACTTTCCGCTCGTTCTGTCGGTGATGGGCGGCGCCGCGGTATTCACCGGCATGCTGCTGCCGCATCTCAATTTCCCGCTCGAGTTCGACTACATCCATCTGACGCGCTACCGCAATACGACCAAGGGCAGCAACGAGATGCAATGGCGCGTTGCGCCGGCCGAGTCGGTGAAGGATCGCGTGGTGCTCGTGCTCGACGACATCCTCGACGAAGGCGAGACGATGGCCGCGATCCGCGACCGCATCCTGGCGATGGGCGCGAGGCGCTTTCTGTCCGCGGTGCTGTGCGAGAAGATCATTCCGAAGGCGAAGCCGCTGCGCCCCGATTACTGCGGTTTCGAAGTGCCGGACCGGTATGTGTTCGGCTGCGGGATGGACGCCAAGGGGTATTGGCGCAATCTGCCGACCATTCGGGCTTTGACCGAGGGGGCGTGA
- a CDS encoding MarC family protein has translation MEYTFLSATVLLILITDPLGNIPIFVSCLRGVVPERRTVVILREVAIAFAILLVFMVLGQSFLRMMSLSDQSLRIGGGIVLFLIALRMVFPHPDGPFGGDARGGEPLIVPLAIPALAGPSALATVMLLTSQAPGKMFEWVGALTVTMIICAIVLMLAERIQAWLGERVMAAFERLMGLVLVAISVEMMLGGIRSFVHKL, from the coding sequence GTGGAGTACACCTTCCTGTCCGCGACCGTGCTGCTGATCCTGATCACCGATCCGCTCGGCAACATCCCGATCTTCGTCAGCTGTCTGAGGGGTGTGGTGCCGGAGCGTCGCACGGTCGTGATCCTGCGCGAGGTCGCGATCGCGTTTGCCATCCTGCTGGTGTTCATGGTGCTGGGGCAGAGCTTCCTGCGCATGATGAGCCTCAGTGACCAGTCGTTGCGGATCGGCGGCGGTATCGTGCTGTTTCTGATCGCGCTGCGCATGGTGTTTCCGCATCCGGACGGTCCGTTCGGCGGCGATGCGCGCGGCGGCGAGCCGCTGATCGTGCCGCTCGCGATTCCAGCGTTGGCGGGCCCGTCGGCGCTCGCGACGGTCATGCTGCTCACCTCGCAGGCGCCGGGCAAGATGTTCGAGTGGGTCGGTGCGCTGACCGTCACGATGATCATCTGCGCGATCGTGCTGATGCTCGCAGAGCGCATTCAAGCCTGGCTCGGCGAACGGGTGATGGCGGCGTTCGAGCGGCTGATGGGCCTCGTACTCGTCGCGATTTCAGTCGAGATGATGCTCGGCGGTATCCGCTCTTTCGTGCACAAGCTCTGA
- a CDS encoding proline--tRNA ligase, whose translation MKASRFFIGTLKEAPADAEIISHKLMVRAGMIRRVAGGIYNYLPVGLRSIRKVEAIVREEMNRAGAIELLMPAVQPAELWQESGRWEQYGPELLRFKDRKQADFVMGPTHEEVVTDIARNQIKSYRQLPVNFYQIQTKFRDEIRPRFGVMRGREFIMKDAYSFDKDAEGLRESYRKMYDAYVRIFTRLGLEFRAVAADNGSIGGSGSHEFHVIADIGEDDIAYCPSSDFAANVEAAEALSLIAERAAPAEEMTKTATPGKAKCEAVAELLNIPLQRTIKSVVLATENEGAEPTIWLLMLRGDHDLNEIKTAKLPGLSIFRMATEAEIVETFGTPPGYLGPINTKKPVKVIADSTVANMSDFVVGANEIDYHITGVNWGRDLPEPVVADIRNVKKGDPSPDGKGVLDICRGIEVGHVFQLGTKYSEAMNASCLDETGKPRPMEMGCYGIGITRILGAAIEQNFDDKGIIWPESIAPFEVVLCPMGYDRSDAVREQADKLYAKLVAAGIDVILDDRGERPGVMFADWELIGVPHRLVIGERGLKDGKIEYQGRRDLEATLLPVEDAAQTVIDKVRAALAN comes from the coding sequence ATGAAAGCCTCCCGTTTCTTTATCGGCACCCTCAAAGAAGCGCCCGCCGACGCCGAGATCATCAGCCACAAGCTCATGGTGCGCGCGGGCATGATCCGTCGCGTCGCCGGTGGTATCTATAACTACCTGCCGGTCGGCCTGCGTTCGATCCGCAAGGTGGAAGCGATCGTGCGCGAGGAAATGAACCGGGCAGGCGCCATCGAGCTCTTGATGCCGGCCGTGCAGCCGGCCGAGCTGTGGCAGGAGTCGGGCCGCTGGGAGCAGTACGGTCCCGAGCTGCTGCGCTTCAAGGACCGCAAGCAGGCCGATTTCGTCATGGGCCCGACGCACGAGGAAGTGGTCACCGATATCGCGCGCAATCAGATCAAGAGCTACCGCCAGCTGCCGGTCAACTTCTATCAGATCCAGACGAAGTTTCGCGACGAGATCCGTCCGCGGTTCGGCGTGATGCGCGGCCGCGAGTTCATCATGAAAGACGCGTACTCGTTCGACAAAGACGCGGAGGGTCTGCGCGAGTCGTATCGCAAGATGTACGACGCGTACGTGCGCATCTTCACGCGTCTCGGGCTCGAGTTTCGCGCGGTGGCGGCCGACAACGGTTCGATCGGCGGCAGCGGCTCGCATGAATTCCACGTGATCGCCGACATCGGCGAAGACGACATCGCGTATTGCCCGAGCTCGGATTTCGCCGCGAACGTCGAGGCGGCCGAAGCGCTGTCGCTGATCGCAGAACGCGCGGCGCCGGCGGAAGAGATGACGAAGACCGCGACGCCCGGCAAGGCGAAGTGCGAGGCGGTTGCCGAACTACTGAACATTCCGCTCCAACGCACGATCAAGTCGGTCGTGCTCGCAACTGAGAACGAAGGCGCTGAGCCGACGATCTGGCTGCTGATGCTGCGCGGCGATCATGATCTGAACGAGATCAAGACGGCCAAGCTGCCGGGCCTGAGTATTTTCCGCATGGCGACCGAAGCCGAAATCGTCGAGACGTTCGGCACGCCGCCGGGCTATCTCGGTCCGATCAACACGAAGAAGCCGGTCAAGGTCATCGCGGACAGCACGGTCGCGAATATGAGCGACTTCGTGGTCGGCGCAAACGAGATCGACTATCACATCACTGGCGTGAACTGGGGCCGTGACCTGCCGGAGCCGGTCGTCGCCGACATCCGCAACGTGAAGAAGGGCGATCCGTCGCCGGACGGCAAGGGCGTGCTCGACATCTGTCGCGGCATCGAAGTTGGCCACGTGTTCCAGCTCGGCACCAAGTATTCCGAAGCGATGAACGCGTCGTGCCTCGACGAAACCGGCAAGCCGCGCCCGATGGAGATGGGCTGCTACGGCATCGGCATCACACGTATTCTCGGTGCCGCGATCGAACAGAATTTCGACGACAAGGGCATCATCTGGCCGGAATCGATCGCGCCGTTCGAAGTCGTGCTGTGCCCGATGGGCTACGACCGCAGCGACGCGGTGCGTGAGCAGGCCGACAAGCTGTACGCGAAACTCGTCGCGGCTGGCATCGACGTGATCCTCGACGATCGCGGCGAGCGTCCCGGCGTGATGTTCGCCGACTGGGAGCTGATCGGCGTGCCGCATCGACTGGTGATCGGCGAGCGCGGTCTGAAGGACGGCAAGATCGAGTATCAGGGCCGCCGCGACCTCGAAGCGACACTGCTGCCGGTCGAGGACGCCGCGCAGACCGTGATCGACAAAGTGCGCGCGGCGCTCGCGAACTAA
- a CDS encoding RNA pyrophosphohydrolase, with the protein MLDREGFRPNVGIILLNAHNEVFWGKRLREHSWQFPQGGIKYGETPVQAMYRELHEETGLLPEHVKVIGRTRDWLRYEVPDKFIKREVRGHYRGQKQIWFLLRMVGRDCDICLRATDHPEFDAWRWNEYWVPLDCVIEFKRDVYQLALTELSRFMRRPAPRAEKPGGHHGSRYPRIASSMQSPPDSTVSTVVATVTTVSSVSVETSTRVLVVPDCGPGLRDANARPEHERETAEADDAVAPLVRRGVRD; encoded by the coding sequence ATGCTGGATCGTGAAGGCTTTCGCCCGAACGTCGGCATCATCCTCTTGAACGCGCACAACGAGGTGTTTTGGGGTAAACGGCTCCGTGAACATTCCTGGCAGTTTCCGCAAGGGGGCATCAAATATGGTGAGACCCCAGTGCAAGCGATGTATCGGGAGTTACACGAAGAGACCGGGCTGCTTCCGGAGCACGTCAAGGTGATCGGTCGCACGCGCGACTGGTTGCGTTACGAGGTGCCTGACAAGTTCATCAAGCGCGAAGTACGCGGTCATTACCGCGGCCAGAAACAAATCTGGTTTTTGCTCCGGATGGTAGGACGCGACTGCGACATCTGTCTGCGCGCCACCGACCACCCCGAGTTCGATGCGTGGCGTTGGAACGAGTATTGGGTACCGCTCGACTGTGTGATCGAGTTCAAGCGGGATGTGTATCAGTTGGCGCTGACGGAGTTGTCCCGTTTCATGCGCCGGCCTGCGCCGCGTGCGGAAAAACCTGGCGGGCATCATGGGTCGCGTTATCCCCGGATAGCGTCGTCGATGCAAAGCCCGCCGGATTCCACGGTAAGCACGGTGGTCGCTACCGTCACTACCGTGAGTTCGGTCAGCGTCGAAACTTCGACGCGCGTGCTGGTCGTGCCGGACTGCGGTCCCGGCTTACGGGATGCGAACGCGAGACCGGAGCACGAGCGGGAAACGGCCGAAGCCGACGACGCAGTCGCCCCGTTAGTCCGACGAGGCGTGCGCGATTAA
- a CDS encoding CNP1-like family protein — protein MKAFALAVACVATGALLAGCSSAGKPANKDDSAFTYLLDRQSNWVENKVDTLPPLPTDANLLPFEVSGNTPLQFAIDPKSVSVGNDGVVRYTVVVTSPGGARNVNYEGIRCDTYEWRQYAGLNADHDGWDTTVANSFSRIENGALNAYQAALYQDYMCANKMPTGTAQHIVENIRYKRTQTSQIH, from the coding sequence TTGAAAGCATTTGCACTCGCCGTGGCGTGCGTCGCCACCGGCGCCCTGCTGGCAGGCTGTTCGAGCGCCGGCAAACCGGCCAACAAAGACGACAGCGCGTTCACTTATCTGCTGGATCGCCAGAGCAACTGGGTTGAAAACAAGGTTGACACGTTGCCGCCGCTGCCCACCGACGCAAACCTGCTGCCGTTCGAGGTTTCCGGCAATACGCCGCTGCAGTTCGCGATCGACCCGAAGTCGGTCAGCGTCGGCAATGACGGCGTCGTGCGCTACACGGTTGTCGTCACGAGCCCGGGCGGCGCGCGCAACGTCAATTACGAGGGCATTCGCTGCGACACTTATGAATGGCGTCAGTACGCCGGCCTGAACGCCGATCACGATGGTTGGGACACGACGGTAGCCAACTCGTTTTCGCGCATCGAAAACGGCGCGCTAAACGCGTACCAGGCCGCGCTGTATCAGGACTATATGTGCGCGAACAAGATGCCGACTGGCACGGCACAGCACATCGTCGAGAACATCCGTTACAAGCGCACACAGACGTCGCAGATTCATTGA
- the proB gene encoding glutamate 5-kinase, with protein sequence MRSVIADSRRLVVKVGSSLVTNDGRGLDHAAIGRWAAQIAALRAQGKEVVLVSSGAIAEGMQRLGWTKRPREIDELQAAAAVGQMGLAQVYESRFAEHSIQTAQILLTHADLADRERYLNARSTLLTLLRLGVVPIINENDTVVTDEIKFGDNDTLGALVANLIEGDALIILTDQQGLFTADPRKDTNATLVEQADAGAPELEAMAGGAGSSLGRGGMLTKIFAAKRAAHSGANTVIASGREADVLVRLAAGEAIGTQLIARTARMAARKQWMADHLQVRGHVVIDDGAVEKLTAGGKSLLPIGIVDVQGAFARGEVIACLSVSGREVARGLTNYSSAETKLIQRRPSGEIESVLGYMLEPELIHRDNLVLL encoded by the coding sequence ATGCGTTCCGTCATCGCAGATTCACGGCGACTGGTCGTCAAAGTCGGTTCGAGCCTCGTCACAAACGACGGGCGCGGCCTCGATCACGCGGCGATCGGCCGCTGGGCCGCGCAGATTGCCGCGCTGCGCGCGCAGGGCAAGGAAGTGGTGCTGGTCAGCTCGGGCGCAATCGCCGAGGGCATGCAGCGGCTTGGCTGGACGAAGCGGCCGCGTGAAATCGACGAGTTGCAGGCGGCTGCGGCGGTCGGTCAGATGGGCCTCGCGCAAGTGTACGAAAGCCGCTTCGCCGAGCATTCCATCCAGACCGCGCAGATCCTGCTTACGCACGCCGACCTCGCCGATCGCGAGCGCTATCTGAATGCGCGCTCCACGCTGCTCACGCTGCTGCGGCTCGGTGTCGTGCCAATCATCAACGAGAACGACACGGTCGTCACCGACGAAATCAAGTTCGGCGACAACGACACGCTCGGTGCGCTGGTCGCCAATTTGATCGAGGGCGACGCGCTAATCATTCTGACGGACCAGCAAGGTCTCTTCACCGCCGATCCGCGCAAGGACACGAACGCGACGCTCGTCGAGCAGGCCGACGCGGGCGCGCCGGAACTGGAGGCAATGGCGGGCGGAGCGGGTTCGAGCCTCGGCCGCGGCGGCATGCTGACCAAGATCTTCGCGGCGAAGCGCGCGGCCCATAGCGGCGCCAATACGGTGATCGCAAGTGGGCGCGAGGCGGACGTGCTGGTGAGGCTGGCGGCGGGCGAGGCGATCGGCACGCAACTGATCGCGCGCACCGCGCGCATGGCGGCGCGCAAGCAATGGATGGCCGATCACCTGCAGGTGCGCGGCCACGTCGTGATCGACGACGGCGCGGTCGAAAAACTGACCGCCGGCGGCAAGAGCCTGCTGCCGATCGGCATCGTCGACGTGCAGGGTGCGTTTGCACGCGGCGAGGTGATCGCCTGCCTGAGCGTGTCGGGGCGCGAGGTCGCGCGTGGTTTGACGAACTACAGCAGCGCGGAAACCAAGCTGATCCAGCGGCGTCCGAGCGGCGAGATCGAGTCGGTGCTCGGCTACATGCTCGAGCCCGAGCTGATTCATCGCGACAATCTCGTGCTGCTTTGA
- the cgtA gene encoding Obg family GTPase CgtA gives MKFIDEARIEVIAGDGGDGSASMRREKFVPFGGPDGGDGGRGGSVIAVADRNINTLIDYRYAKKHLARNGENGRGSDCYGKGGDDITLRMPVGTTITDMDTGELIADLTEHNQSVQIAQGGAGGLGNLHFKSSTNRAPRQKTDGKPGERRMVRLELKVLADVGLLGMPNAGKSTFISSVSNAKPKIADYPFTTLAPNLGVVRVGPSRSFVIADIPGLIEGAAEGAGLGHQFLRHLQRTGLLLHIVDIAPFDESIDPVAEAKAIVNELRKYDEQLYQKPRWLVLNKLDMVPEDDREARVAAFLEGFGWDGPVFEISALTGQGCENLCYAVFDYLAEHSDAQRAAEAEDLASDVRFREGTQVPAATGEAGTDPQQ, from the coding sequence ATGAAGTTCATTGACGAAGCGAGGATTGAAGTCATCGCCGGCGACGGAGGGGATGGCAGCGCGTCGATGCGCCGCGAGAAATTCGTTCCGTTCGGCGGCCCCGATGGCGGTGACGGCGGCCGGGGCGGCAGCGTGATCGCGGTTGCTGACCGCAACATCAACACGCTAATCGATTACCGCTACGCGAAAAAACATCTGGCGCGCAACGGCGAAAACGGCCGCGGCTCGGATTGCTACGGCAAGGGCGGCGACGACATCACGTTGCGCATGCCGGTCGGCACCACCATCACGGACATGGACACCGGCGAGCTGATCGCCGATCTAACGGAGCACAACCAGAGCGTGCAAATCGCGCAAGGCGGAGCGGGCGGCCTCGGCAACCTGCATTTCAAGTCCAGCACGAACCGCGCGCCACGTCAGAAGACCGACGGCAAGCCGGGCGAGCGCCGCATGGTGCGACTTGAGCTCAAGGTGCTGGCCGACGTCGGTTTGCTCGGTATGCCAAATGCGGGCAAATCGACGTTTATCTCGTCGGTCTCGAACGCGAAGCCGAAAATCGCCGATTACCCGTTCACCACGCTCGCGCCGAATCTTGGCGTCGTGCGTGTGGGGCCGAGCCGCAGCTTCGTGATCGCCGACATTCCGGGGCTGATCGAAGGCGCGGCGGAAGGCGCCGGCCTCGGCCATCAGTTTCTGCGTCACCTGCAGCGCACAGGTCTGCTCCTGCACATCGTCGATATTGCGCCGTTCGATGAATCGATCGATCCGGTCGCGGAAGCGAAGGCCATCGTCAACGAGCTGCGCAAGTACGACGAACAGCTTTACCAGAAGCCGCGCTGGCTCGTACTGAACAAGCTGGACATGGTGCCTGAGGACGATCGCGAAGCCCGTGTGGCGGCTTTCCTCGAAGGTTTCGGATGGGACGGTCCGGTGTTCGAGATCTCGGCGCTGACTGGCCAAGGTTGCGAAAATCTTTGCTACGCGGTGTTCGACTACCTCGCCGAGCACTCCGACGCGCAACGCGCGGCCGAAGCCGAAGACCTCGCCTCCGACGTGCGTTTCCGCGAAGGAACGCAAGTGCCGGCCGCGACCGGCGAAGCCGGCACCGATCCACAGCAATAA
- the rpmA gene encoding 50S ribosomal protein L27 gives MAHKKAGGSSRNGRDSESKRLGVKVYGGQAINAGGIIVRQRGTRMHAGENVGMGKDHTLFALKDGHVQFSTKGAAKKHTVSVVPAA, from the coding sequence ATGGCACACAAAAAGGCAGGCGGATCGTCCCGGAACGGCCGCGACTCCGAATCGAAGCGCCTCGGCGTTAAGGTTTACGGCGGCCAGGCTATCAACGCTGGTGGCATCATCGTGCGTCAGCGCGGTACGCGCATGCACGCTGGCGAAAACGTTGGCATGGGCAAGGATCACACCCTGTTCGCGCTGAAGGACGGCCACGTCCAGTTCTCGACGAAGGGCGCGGCGAAGAAGCACACCGTTTCCGTCGTTCCGGCAGCCTGA
- the rplU gene encoding 50S ribosomal protein L21 — MYAVIKTGGKQYKVAVGEKLKVEQIPADIDAEITLDQVLAVGEGESIKFGTPLVSGASVKATVVSQGRHAKVTIFKMRRRKHYQKHGGHRQNYTELRIDAINA; from the coding sequence ATGTACGCGGTCATAAAAACCGGTGGCAAGCAGTACAAGGTTGCCGTCGGCGAAAAACTTAAAGTAGAACAGATACCGGCAGACATTGACGCTGAAATCACGCTCGACCAGGTTCTCGCAGTGGGCGAAGGCGAATCGATTAAGTTCGGTACGCCGCTGGTCAGCGGGGCTTCCGTCAAGGCTACCGTCGTGTCGCAAGGTCGCCACGCCAAAGTGACGATCTTCAAGATGCGTCGCCGGAAGCACTACCAGAAGCATGGCGGCCACCGCCAGAACTATACCGAACTGCGCATCGACGCGATCAACGCGTAA